The Fragaria vesca subsp. vesca unplaced genomic scaffold, FraVesHawaii_1.0 scf0511871, whole genome shotgun sequence region CCCAATAATCCTCAAATTCACCTattcaaaacaacatcaataagtGGATTCAAGCATAACTAATAATCAAATACATCTCCTACAGTTGCTAACTGAGTGGAAATCACCAAACAAAGGCCAAAACGCTGTCGCCACCGCCAAGGACAGCAGTCGTACACGATGGTGTACTCTGCCCCAAAATCCCAACTACGCCCGATTTCAACCACACCCGATTTCAAGCATCTACAAATACACATACAAGTTCAATATCTAACAAAAGCCAGAATAACATGAACTATCGTCGCCGTCGTGCTCAGCAGCACACGCGGCGGCCCTCTTCTGCCAAAAACTCAACTTCACCAAATCTTAACCaaactgaaattgaacaaCACAGAGAGATAGAACTCGAAGAGCAAATCATGTTTTATACCTCACTTTCCATCGACGGTGGCTGGAATCGGCAAACTCAACCTCCTTCTCTCCTTCGTCTCTCTGTAACCGAAGCTCCTTTGCCA contains the following coding sequences:
- the LOC101294419 gene encoding uncharacterized protein LOC101294419, with the translated sequence MGSRVERESKKRRRLPLRSVSDPGHDGKSHWYRWLSLGVSIRFGVLVLAKELRLQRDEGEKEVEFADSSHRRWKVRCLKSGVVEIGRSWDFGAEYTIVYDCCPWRWRQRFGLCLVISTQLATVGDVFDY